The following coding sequences lie in one Lolium perenne isolate Kyuss_39 chromosome 2, Kyuss_2.0, whole genome shotgun sequence genomic window:
- the LOC127331252 gene encoding cytochrome P450 81Q32-like, with translation MADTATLSFLFLSLATPLLLLALLLGSRRNKKRMRLPPSPPSLPVIGHLHLFKKPLHRALASLAAAHGPILLLRFGSRRVLHVADPAAAEECLGAHDVLFANRPRLPSARHLSNDYTTLGSSSYGANWRNLRRIATVEVLSAHSVLRSAAVRAAEVRDTARRLFVDADSADASESRPAHADVKGRAFELALNVAARMIAGKRYYGGEESESEEAAKFREMVHEYFAMHGASNLQDFLPVLGMVDFGGAKRRAVRLSRTRNEWAQRLIDEHRAAADDEGRSSRGRTMVGDLLDMQASDPEAYSDKVIRALCLSILQTGTDTSSSAIEWGMAELLNNPAAMAKARAELDEVVGIGRLLEETDLPSLPYLQCIITETLRLHPIGPLLAPHESSADCTVAGYDIPAGTMLLVNVHMMHRDAGIWEEPTRFMPERFEGGNGEGKWMLPFGMGRRRCPGEGFAMKVVGLTLGTLVHCFEWSRVGEEAVDMSEGPGLTMPMAVPLEALYWPRAEMASVLRTL, from the exons ATGGCGGACACCGCGACGCTCTCCTTCCTATTCCTCTCGCTCGCCACGCCTCTCCTGCTCCTCGCCCTCCTCCTCGGGAGCCGCCGCAATAAGAAGCGCATGCGGCTGCCGCCGAGCCCGCCGTCCCTGCCCGTCATCGGCCACCTCCACCTCTTCAAGAAGCCCCTCCACCGCGCGCTGGCATCTCTCGCGGCGGCGCACGGCCCCATACTCCTCCTCCGGTTCGGCTCCCGCCGCGTGCTCCACGTCGCCGaccccgccgccgccgaggaGTGCCTCGGCGCGCACGACGTGCTCTTCGCCAACCGCCCGCGCCTCCCCTCCGCGCGCCACCTCTCCAACGACTACACCACGCTCGGCTCCTCCAGCTACGGCGCAAACTGGCGCAACCTCCGCCGCATCGCCACCGTCGAGGTGCTCTCCGCGCACAGCGTGCTCCGCTCGGCCGCGGTCCGCGCCGCCGAGGTCCGGGACACCGCGCGGCGCCTCTTCGTCGACGCTGACTCGGCCGACGCCTCGGAGTCGCGGCCCGCGCACGCCGACGTGAAGGGGCGCGCGTTCGAGCTCGCGCTGAACGTCGCGGCAAGGATGATCGCCGGGAAGCGGTACTACGGCGGCGAGGAGTCGGAGTCCGAGGAGGCGGCGAAGTTCCGGGAGATGGTGCACGAGTACTTCGCCATGCATGGGGCGTCCAACCTGCAGGACTTCCTGCCGGTGCTCGGCATGGTGGACTTCGGCGGCGCCAAGCGGCGGGCTGTGAGGCTGTCCAGGACGCGCAACGAGTGGGCGCAGCGGCTCATCGACGAacaccgcgccgccgccgacgacgaggGGAGGAGCAGCCGTGGCAGGACGATGGTCGGCGACTTGCTGGACATGCAGGCGTCGGACCCGGAGGCGTACAGCGACAAGGTCATCAGAGCGCTGTGCCTG AGCATCCTGCAAACAGGGACGGACACCTCATCGAGCGCCATTGAATGGGGCATGGCGGAGCTGCTAAACAACCCAGCAGCAATGGCCAAGGCTAGGGCAGAGCTCGACGAGGTCGTTGGCATAGGGCGCCTCCTGGAGGAAACTGACCTACCAAGCCTCCCCTACCTCCAGTGCATCATCACAGAGACGCTCCGGCTGCACCCAATTGGCCCGCTCCTTGCGCCGCATGAGTCATCTGCCGACTGCACTGTCGCTGGTTACGACATTCCGGCAGGGACGATGCTTCTCGTCAATGTGCACATGATGCACAGGGATGCGGGCATTTGGGAGGAGCCGACGAGGTTTATGCCGGAGAGGTTTGAAGGTGGAAACGGTGAGGGCAAATGGATGCTGCCATTCGGCATGGGGCGGAGGCGGTGCCCAGGCGAGGGGTTCGCCATGAAGGTGGTTGGCCTCACGCTCGGTACACTGGTGCATTGCTTCGAGTGGAGCAGGGTCGGGGAGGAGGCGGTTGACATGTCTGAAGGGCCAGGGCTGACCATGCCCATGGCCGTGCCGTTGGAGGCTTTGTACTGGCCTCGTGCAGAGATGGCATCAGTGCTAAGAACACTTTAG